One Hevea brasiliensis isolate MT/VB/25A 57/8 chromosome 5, ASM3005281v1, whole genome shotgun sequence genomic region harbors:
- the LOC110653482 gene encoding uncharacterized protein LOC110653482 codes for MAFLFNKFLEAVKVLAKSPTFARDPRQLQFEADINRLFLYTSYNRLGRKVEEADAEEIIEMASKASVADQQKLVQENIHSQIENFCTAMDEIFLPDMNKKNEPGEALGQSDTARKSGLSWAVGKSGPPTVSPAIPETRPLKSAEVSWRLKDLIGYTLSLKPSRIPHKEAGQGLFVDGEADVGTVIALYPGVIYTPAYYRYIPGYPRVDAHNTYLTARYDGTVINARPWGSGGEAREVWNGLLVPEISPNVQSREKGSDRFWKMLNKPLEGIRVGCTSEVIERRNPLALAHFANHPAKGMAPNVMICPYDFPLTEKDMRTYIPNIPFGNSEEVNMRRFGSFWFRSRSKKSGADVPVLKTLVLVATRTLCEEEVLLNYRLSNSKRRPEWYIPVDEEEERRRWS; via the exons ATGGCTTTTCTGTTTAACAAATTTCTAGAG GCTGTGAAAGTTCTTGCAAAAAGTCCTACATTTGCCAGAGATCCAAGGCAACTACAATTTGAAGCAGACATAAATCGCCTTTTCCTATATACCAG CTACAATCGTTTGGGGAGGAAAGTTGAAGAGGCAGATGCAGAAGAGATCATTGAAATGGCTAGTAAAGCTTCTGTTGCTGATCAGCAGAAGCTAGTCCAAGAAAACATCCATTCTCAAATTGAAAATTTCTGCACAGCTATGGATGAAATTTTTCTTCCTGATATGAATAAGAAAAATGAGCCAGGTGAAGCACTTGGACAGTCAGATACTGCTCGTAAAAGTGGCCTTAGTTGGGCGGTTGGAAAGAGTGGTCCGCCTACTGTTTCTCCAG CTATACCTGAGACAAGGCCATTGAAGAGTGCTGAAGTTTCATGGAGGTTGAAAGATCTCATTGGCTACACACTTAGTCTAAAACCATCTCGGATACCCCACAAAGAAGCTGGACAAGGCTTATTTGTAGATGGTGAAGCTGATGTTGGCACTGTGATTGCCTTGTACCCTGGCGTAATATACACCCCAGCTTATTATCGCTATATCCCTGGATACCCAAGAGTTGATGCCCATAACACATACTTGACCGCAAGGTATGATGGTACTGTAATCAATGCCCGGCCCTGGGGTTCTGGAGGTGAAGCCCGTGAAGTGTGGAATGGATTACTTGTACCAGAAATCAGTCCTAATGTGCAAAGTCGAGAGAAAGGTTCGGATCGGTTCTGGAAAATGCTTAATAAGCCTTTAGAAGGGATACGAGTTGGTTGTACTAGTGAGGTCATAGAGCGGAGGAACCCATTAGCTTTGGCTCATTTTGCCAATCACCCAGCAAAAGGTATGGCTCCAAATGTTATGATATGCCCTTATGACTTCCCATTGACTGAGAAGGACATGAGAACCTATATACCAAATATACCATTTGGCAACTCAGAAGAAGTGAATATGAGAAGATTTGGCAGCTTTTGGTTTAGATCTAGGTCAAAAAAAAGTGGGGCCGATGTTCCTGTTCTGAAGACTCTTGTCTTGGTTGCTACTAGGACACTTTGTGAAGAAGAAGTACTGTTGAACTACAGGTTGAGCAACTCAAAGCGAAGGCCAGAGTGGTATATTCCAGTGGATGAAGAGGAAGAGCGAAGGAGATGGAGCTAA